CACAAGGCAAGGCCTCAGATCAGAGCTCCCCTACAGAGTGTGTAATCCAGAAGAAACAGGATGGAatggaaaaaagcagaataaattgGGAGcacattaaaagcaaaaacaaataaagaacacccccccccccccccaacaacTAGTTATATGAAACCCTGATTAAAATAATCATCCCAATAATCATCCCAAGATAATGGGATAATGGCAGATGAATTTCTGCCCCCACTCAGACCAGGGTGTTAGCAGAGCTTCTGGCTTGTAAAGCCAGTCATAGGTGCAGAATCACTGTGGgaagcacagagccagcaacAACCACCATAAAGAGTACATGCCCACAGCTCTTCCAGGCTTTATGTATCCCAAAGGCACACAAGatgtttgctgttttgtttgccAGCCTCAGTATCAGTGATGCATCTTCCTAGAATCATGACTACTTGCATACGTCAGAGCAAACCAGTTCCTTCCTGAAGTACATTTTGATCCATTCCCTTTCTATGGCTACAAATCCATGTTATTGCAGCACCTGGAATCACAGCTGTGTACAAGAGGACACGTTTTTGGGCCTCTCTTATGGCACCAGGTTGGTTCCCATCTGCAGTATTTCTACAGCTGGATGTTTAACAAACCATAGTAAACTTGACCAAACAGTAGATTTTCCTCTGCCCTCATTCAAATAGAGGAGAACAACTTACATGTGCAGTGTGTGGCTTTTCACAGCAGTTACCATCACGGTGATAAGGCCTGTGCCTGCTCTCAAAAGCCAATTTTTAACTTATGAACTACAGGAACAAGCTCATAAAGCTAAAGTTAACCCACTTTACAGATGGGATCAGTAAATGTACATTAGTCAATCCTTGTTTGGGACATCTATGAAACTCTGCTCTCATCCTCCCCAAATTAGATCCCAGCAATATTTCtaaaaaacttattttcataTTGATGATAACCTGCCTTATCACACTGATTTGCCCAAGCGGATCTTCATTCTGCTAAGGCTTTATTCAAGGCCCTGCTGTAAGAAAAACCAGGTCCAGTGATGTAGCACGTGTTAAAGGAATATTTCTGTCCTTCCTTATGAGCAGGCTGCCTACATACACAGCTAATTTCTCTCATGTATCAACATCTGTCCAGATACCAAGTAAGAAACTGGGGAATGCAGCAGCCTTTTCAGGACTTCATCTCAACTCAGCCTGAGGGGAAACGTGGGAGGAGGTTAGAGCCTGCCACCCACTGGCCTCCAGAGGCGTGAGCTGTGCTCTGGCTTATTTTCCAAGTCACCACGTTGAAGCTGACTGCGATGcactctgctggcagcagctgacaCACAGCAGCTTCCTCCAGAGCAACAGTGGCATTGGCAGAGACTGCTTTACAGCTTTCTTGCAGTTATTGTAAATTAACTGTAACTAAAATAACTGCAGCATCAGTCTAAAGCCATAATTACAGCCACTCGAAGAGTTTTGCATACTTTCAATCTGTTCACATTAGTATCTTGACTGGGATTAAGGTATGTCAAGAATTTAGAGTGCCAACCACACAAGAACAAACATCTTGTGGAAAAGCTCTAGAAGGgtatttgaaacagaaaaagggtCTCTCACTCAGCTTCGAACACACAGCGACAGGCAGTGCATGAAACCTACCATAGTCTGGAGTTGGGACATGAAGTGTTGCTTGCCATGGCAAAAACAACTGCACCCTTTCTCTGGAGAAAGCCAAAGCTTTGCCAGTCCAGTTTGGGACTACTAATGACCCCAGGACAAGTGGCAAGGAGCTTAAATCTGTCAAGAAAGCATCACTGTCACCTATCAGCTACATAGAGGCCACATGTGCACAATGGGCTTATGACAAGCAACCATAGGTTGAAACTATTCCTctcaaacaaaggaaaaaggaattcaGACATTTTTCAGCTACTCTGCTGCAGGTGTGGCTGGCAAAAGCTGCTCAGTTTtcatggggaaggaaaagcagtagGTCATAGGAAAGTAAACCCATAGAAACTGCCACTGAGCTGCCTATTCTCAGAGCTTCTCTGGTTGAAGCTGCTTCAGGCAGTCTGCCCAGAGCACAGCCACAGAGCCTACTTTGAGCATGATTAGAAGTTTAGTCACATGAAATTAAGCAAGGCTGAGACATTCATCTTACCCAAAAAGCTGCCTTTAGGAGGATCTGACTCACTGACCTGTATCCATATGTGCCCACTGATAGCAAACTGTCCAGTGATGGCCCTGGGGTTTATGGGCTGAGCCACCTCAGCTGTGGCAGTGTGAGCCCAGCCAGCCATGCAAAGTTTCAGGAGGTTTATACCTCACAGAAGATTGTCCAGGCCTATGATTCCAGAAGCCCTGAAGATTTAAACAGCCTCTTGTTGCTAGTAGGAGGTGTAAAATTACTTTATAACGCTGTATGTGCAGCATAGTGGAAGAAAAAGTTGCAGACAGCCATGCAAACAGCAAAATGACTTGAAGTCCACGCATTTCATTTCAACACCCATTCCAAGAACAATCCTCTTGAGCCAAATATTTCTCTCTACTGCTCTGAAGAGCTCCAGGTAATGAGTAATTCATGATAGTTCTGTGTCTGAAGCCTCTTTGTCACTTTACATCCCACACAAATTCTTGCCATACAACAGCCCATTGTGTCAGACATCTTTATTTGCTGTGTTGCCCAAGTGTACAAATAGTGAATGTAGTTATagaaattcaaaatatattGTAGTATAAATCTGTCTGGGAAGTGGAATGCTAAGATATTCACTTTATAAAATTATTACCCTTAAGTCACTCTCACTTGCACGTTTTAAATATATCAGGGTCATGAAGAGACAGATTATGATCCTGCAAAAAAGGAGTTCTCAGTAAACTTTTTCTGCTAGATGAAGTCAGTCAacagcaaattaatttcttacatTTGACTCATTTTGAGTTATCAGCCAACAGGATGTTAGCTACATCCAGACAATTCATACACAATTCAGCTCCCATTTATACCAATAAAGTCAATGTATCACTACCAACATTTTTAAGTATTAGTGAAACAATCTCAGtgacaatatttattttaagataaTGAAGTCAAGCCAGTAAGTTGCCCCTGGCCATTGAGTGCAATTGATGCTTTTGTCACATTTTCAGAGTAAGACTCCTCAGTTCTTGAACAAGTCAAtacagctctgcaggagagaCACATTGTTCTGCAAAGGAAGAGAATTAGTTTCAGATGAGGATGACTGATAATTCAAATCCTGCCTTTCACAACAAAGCAGCTTCCCAAATAGTGGGTCCATCACAGGATTTTGTAGCCTATGCCAATGCTAAAGATCTCCTACTGCAAAGACAAACACTCATTTGGTAAAGAACCAAAACCAGATCATACAGTCTGCCTCTTCCTGCAGGCCTGCAACCATGACTCAGTTTGTGGTaaggagaagggcaggagaCAACAGGAAGCTTTTAAAGAGGGCCAAACTGAGCAGTGTTGTCAAGGCCTTTGTGTCACATTCCAGTTCAGCACTGAAGCAGCTGCCTGTGGTAAAGTCCAGTATTCTCAGGGAGTGGGACATTAGACTTCCCTTCTTcaaaaggagctgaggatgcaCAGTTACTGCTTTGTTTCTCTACACTAAGTTAACAGACCCTTCAAGCCTGCCTAGCAAAGCTTGGCAGAGGCTGCTACAAAGCCAGTGTCCCCTCTGCTGACAAGCCAAGCGACAAGGATTGACAGCCTGATCACAAACTGCAGGATGTGCTCTTGTCACAGCACTCAGGAgcactggaagcagcagctgcctctaGACACAGTCGGGGTCAAGCCCCACAGATGAGGCTGCCTGATGGGAAGTCAGGTGACCCAGCAAATCCTCCCAGTTACACAATACGCACTTCTCTCAACCCATGCCTGTTAAATTCCAGAGAACACACCTTTGcatgttttatttccagttctgccatttcaattaaatttttGCGGAATGCTGCTATTCTCTTCTGTTTGAAGCTCATCAGTTctgtagagaaggaaaaaaacaaagataagAGAGAGATACAAAGTGCGACAAGTTTCAGTAATGTCCTTATGTTTCAGGAGTTGTACAGCtcaaattacagtattttttcaaaaaaaaaggttcaagAGTTAGTCTTGCTGTTTCTAGACAGAGATGCAGTCATCACATGACAGCCTGAGACAGAAAAGCTTCGTAGGAAGACAGCtggaataaaacagaaaaagccaCACAAACTCTGTGAGAACACAGAACATTTAAAAGCCAGATACACTAAAGGAGCAGCATGTATACCGTGCAAGCATGTTTCCTCTGCTTTATATTGtccaaatatatatacacacacacacatacacttcTACTAAGAACCAGTGTTTGAAACTCTGTATAAGGCACTCAGCTGCACTGGGACAGAGCAAAAGCCTGTTTGCACAGTTCTGACTGAGATAATTAGTTACCTTCTACTACCTAAGTAGTTACATTCACATGGAGGCTGAGTTCAGTCCAGAAAGCAAATACTAGGAATAAGGTTGGTGTAGTACTGACACTGCTCTTCTACAgagaattgtttttaaaaatgtttagcTGCATTAGTTTTACAGGCACCTATACTGTCCTTGGGATGTCCAGGCTATTTGTTCAGGAGCCTTCAGTAGCTGAAGGTCAGATGGAGACCTCGACTGCATTAAGCTCTCCTTTAAGCGTAAGTACAGCAAAGcctgttttaccttgttttgcAGATTCTGAAATCTTTTCAAACTTCTGACAGCACTCCTGTTGATGTGCCTCAGCCAGCTTGACGTCCTTGCTCTTTAGTCTGGCTTTGTCTAGAGCTTTGTTCGAGTTCTCATAGTCGACTAGAGCCCTGGTTCGTCTGTACAAAAGATCCTGAATAGACAAATAGCACAGCAGAGCCTTAGCAGGACTACTTCCCAAACTGAGGTTACAACTACCTTAGCAGCAGGAGGTTTCACTTCTTCCAGCACCAGATTCTGCTTTTTCCAACAAGCTATTACAGCCTGCTCTTGGCATAGCAATAGGAGCCTTTCACAGTGCAGCACTGCATTTTCAGGACAGCCACTTACACCTTAGTGAAGGAAGTCTAAGAGCTGCTATAGGCATAATTTCTTCCCTTAAAGTAGTTTATCCTGCTGTAAGGTGGATCTCTCCACTAAGGAGGAAAAGCACTTTCTGAATTCCCTCAGTCTACTTCCAGCAGACATTTAATTCATTGGAGAACTGACAGTTTGACTGAAGCACTGCACTAACCTAAACAGGAGAAGTAGTACAAGTCTCTGAGCCAATCCCTTTCTAATCTAGCAGGAATATAGTTGTGGTGTCTAAATAACAGTACATCACACTGAGGGAGGCTGTAGTGGATGTTCTAGGGCACCTGACATCACTGGTAGGACTCTAGATGAAGAGGCCCTGTAGGTTATACCTAGATACCTTTTTTCAGCACAGTCACCCCCCTGTCAAATCAAGAGATTAGAAGAGTTGCCAGCAAGGCTTTTGCAGTCACATCAATCTACCAAAACCCTCTTGGAAGTCCAGGCTCCAATAACCCTCACAAGTTACCACATATTTGTGCTAAGGTACTCTAAAAATCCTGAAGTCAATCCCAACTACTAATTATTCATCATTGATTTTATTGGCAAGTCCATGAGTACtcaggcaggggacagggaagaaACTGCTGCAGACTTAAATTCAGTTTGCTCTAACTTACAGAAATTTAAAGAGTTCTTCCACTTTACATGCCAAAGAAAAATTGGTCCAAGGTCTTTTCTAAGTGGCTGGGCTCCAGCTAGCTAATATATAGCTTCTATATTCTGCTGTGGTTTAAGAGTATCAGGTTTCTTACACAAAACAAGGGTCCACTTTCCTGTCTTCTTAAAGCACAAAGAACACCATGAGTGAGTCATGCTGCCCATAACAAAACTAAgcttcaaaaagaaaactgttctCACCTTAGCAGCTTCTATATTGAGCATGTAGTACCTCAACAGTTCAGAGAGCTTTAAGTCTTCATCAGATGAAACTCTACTCTCTACCttctgcaaatggaaaaaaaaaaaaaatcagatagtTGGTGTGTAACAGAGAACAGCAACACCCAGAGTCAGAGATTCTTCTCCCCCACACCCACCCCCAGCAAAGATTCTCTTACCCTGAGTTTCTCAAAGAGCTCTGCAACTTTCAACAAGTACctagtgagagaaaaaaaaaatgcgtAAGTAAGTTTGAGATACTTCTTAGTCTGATAAATGCCAGGATCATTtggcaggaaaacagaaagccGAAGGCTGGAGTTTACTCCTGTATACAGATCCAAactcaaaataaataaactacaAATCCAGGGctcaaaataaattcatttaggCAAAGACCTGGAAAAAAGGTTCAATGTGCTGGATTCCAGCCTACCAGAGAAGTACAGCTTAGCAGCTCAACACCATTTAATGTAACAATGCTGATCTCCAGAGCATAAAGGTCTTGTGGAGAATATCCCTGCTGCTATCCAAGAGGGATAAGctgacttgtttgttcagctataCACTCTGTTTTAACAAGGTCTTGGTAAATTGATAGCAAAGTCAAAAAGTGGAAGAAGTCACCTCAGAAAAGGTGACTGGGTTTCCCCAGCTTAAAAATCCCCTACTATTCTGGAAGTGCAAAGGTCCAGAAGATGGTACAGACCTAGCATAAGCTGACCTAGTGCAGTTATATTTAACAGCACAGTAGAACACACACGCATAAACCCTTTCTTCAAGAGTCTCTAGCAGTTTGTGACCTGAAGAGAAGCAAGGAGATTTCTGTTTATAAGTGTTGATGACCAGCACAAGTAACCTCTAGGACACAACAGGCAAGAGATCAACTAGTTCAGAGTTAGGTGCAATTGATAACATCAGGTCTGCCACAGCAGGAGTACCAGAGGAAGGAAAGTTTTAATGCCACTTGCTTGTAATTCAAGAAACTCAAACCACCTATGACTCAATCCTCTGGATTTTACAGAAGAAACTTGGTATTGCCAGACTCAGGATGTGTTTATGAGCAGTTAGAATTGCTTACTTTTTGATAATTGTAGGCTCTTCTAATGCCAGGCTGTTCAAACAAGCTGAAGTATAAATATAGTCATCTGCAACATCTGCAAGAACAAGACAAGGTTTTCAGGCTGAAATCAGCAAAACTGCATGATCTTTTGAAAGGGCTTTGAAAAGATTCACTTTTATGAGATCTTGTCATCTTATCTGCTTTTGCACATGCATCCTTGATTCTGTTGTAGTAGTTCACAAGAAAAGTCTTCTCTTGCTCAAAAAAATCTTCTACTTCCTGAAAAAGAATATGACCTGTTAAGTCAGGAACTGCAGAATACAACCTCTTCCCTATTTTGGGAAGGgccaaagaaacaaacataaCCTGGGCCTGAGCATGAGGCCCACCAGTCCTCATTGAAAAAATGTTCAAGACCAGATGTGAGGCAAGGGTTTGACAAACCAAGCCACCTGCCAAGCTTCTTTCTCACTATGCAGGGAAGATGAAGTTGACACTCAAATACTGATGCAGGTTGTCTGAAGCAGCCAGTAAGTTGGTATGGGACAACCCTCAGgactcccagctgctggaaattTATTTCCTAAGCCTGATGCAACACTCTAGCTAAGGGCTAAGCAGTTTACAAGGTTGTTTCTCATCCACACCAAACATGATACATATTGTAATGTTTCATGACACTGTGGATAGAACAACAAGCTTATTGGGAAATGTTGCCGTGGCAACATGATAAAAGCTGGAGCAAGACCAGTTACAGGAGTCTTTAGTATTTGATCTTGTCTAGCATAAGCAGAAACCCATCAATCATGTCTATTCAGAGCTCCAAAGCAGACAAAATCCACACGCCCATTTCCTGAAGCTATAATTTCTTCCTCTCCACCAGTATCAGGTATTAAAGCAACTCTTCTGCATCCAGAAACTTTGTTAAATTATAAATTTAACAGCCTAAAGCTCCAGTGTCTTATTTCTATAGAAGTCAAAATTAATACAGGCTCCTCCCCTCAAGTTGGGAGAGCACTAACAAGGCAGGTTAATGTCAGTAGCTGAGCCTCATGCACAGCAAGCCTGAAGCAGACAGGGGTAACTTCCTTGGAGCAGGAAGCAAGAAACAATCAAGATTAGGGTAAGAGACAAAGCAACAACCTTACCTTGACTCCAGAGAAGAGGACCTCATCAGCACTCTTTactacactttttaaaaagccaccAAACATCTCTTTAGTGTTTTTCCTCCGAACACTCAGCTGTAATAGAGAGGCCAAATCAGATTTAAAGTTATacccagagaggaaaaaacagtgaCTGTTTTGTCACTTGCAAGGTAGTAACATCCTTTATATCTAGCACGTGTCAGAGCAGGTTCATTTCCAAGCCCTCCATAACACCCATATAAAAATGTAACATGTAACAAGTGGCTTGGCTACAAGTAGTTCAACTACTCTGTGCCAcagatttttcttatttccagaAACAGTTCAATTTCTCCTTGCATATCTTGGATCAGCATCTATCACTCAATTAGGTGTGACAAAACACATGCAGGACTGACTTTAATACACCTCCATTCCTCCATTTCAGGATCATGCAACACAGCACAGGTACACCTGAGTCATACATGCTCCCAAGATAAAGACATGCAAAGGTGGCTTCCTGAGAAATTTGACAGACTTAGAAACACTGAGATTTATAACAGAAAAGTCTGAAGGTCAGGCTTTCATCCTTCAGTCATCTCATAGAAATACTTGCAAAATCTACTTGCTGATGCTGCAAAGATTCACAGAACATTCTGACTGTGCCCAGCAAAAACAAGAACACTCCTAACAGTTTACCTCActtggaaaaggaaacaaggaaaaaagtcttACATCCTGGTCATACTCCAGGAAAACATGGAAATTGCGATCTTTGCTGAGCACAGGATGAGAAGCAATCCGCTGCAGGAAGATCTCATGTGATGAGACAGTCTTCTTGAAGACAGCGAGGTATTCACTGCAAGGAAACAACAGACTGAGATCCTCCCTTGTACTGCTTTCTTCAATATACAAAGAATTGCTTTAAGTTTATCCCATGAAAATATTCAACTGCAGGCTTCTGAAATAGCCAGCTCGTGATAGTGAAGCTACTTCCAATCTCTTTAGCTAGGAAGTTTTCCAGCttgaaagctggaaaagctgggcAACTCCTCAGCTCCAGGATTTTCAAGACACCCTTCAAAACAAGGGTTTTGAACTCAAGATCATTTATCACCAAATGAGGCTGCTCTCCCAGGAGGCTTCTCTAAATGCAGCTTTTGGCAGTAGACCCATTTTACTTACGCTTCCAGCTCTTGCTTCATTTTGGCAAACTCTTCTTTTGTCATAGacacttctccttcccccagcttctGCATCTTCTCTCTGGGACCATCAAAGTCAGGCTTTGAAGGTGCTGGAGGTATCTAGGCAAGGAATTGGTTAGTCATGGATATTAGCAAATAAAGTCTTCCAAGATTACTTCTAGCCTTCTCTGGAAGAAGGCTCTTTTGCCTGGTCATGGGAAAGTGTGGTAAAGAGCGCATGACCCAGGAATTCTAGAGGCACACTGACATTTTTGTGTTATCCCTGCTTTGTGTTATCCCTGTCCCACAAGGAAAACCAACCCGGAGAAACAGTTTCTGTAATCCACCCCACAGCCAGCCACCTCCTAAGGAATGATGATAGGAAGGAAAGACCACATTTAATAGATTATTTCAGTGTGCCATCTTCAGGCAGATATTAATACCACCGCAGAGTCAAGGACTCTCAAAGCATCTTTTGCTGCTCTAAGCTATATGGAACATGGACATAAATGCCATACCGCTCAAGATGTTTAGGGAATTAAGGCAACAGGAGGCATAGGGAACACCCAAGTCACAAAACACCAGTAACACTGGTAAAACATATTTCATGCCCTTATTAGTAGGCACTTTAGATTGCTAAAGTTTTTCAGCTAGAATCACAGTCTTCAGGAAGTACTTACAATGAGTCCTGCATACTCTTCAGTTTCAGTGAGCGTATCATGTAACCACACAAAGTCTTCATGCTGCCTTGTAACTGAAAACTCAGGGCTTTGAAAAGCTGGCAGTGTAGTCTGGAAGAGAATATATAGAAGCCCCACTGTTTTATAAATCAGTGCTTTTAGAAACATTTCTGTCCATTTCCAAAGGAAGCTATTCTGCTTAGTAAGAGCCTTGCCCACTCCCTTTTAGCTGAGCTGGCACTTATTCAACAGTACCACTAAGGAgactgttggaaaaaaaagtactgttTTAATGCAGTTTGTTTTGTGACATTTCACAGTAGCTCATTTCCTACCCCCCAGCCTTCTGGCATCTAGCTAGGATTTCTTAGCAAAGCCAACCTAACCATCAGCTACTTGTCTCTGTTTAGAGTGTTCAAATCCTAGGAAATCTGAAgtttctgtatatatatatacacacacatccTCAGGCCACCTTTAAGTGGAAAATCTCCATCTAATTAGATTTTCTTCATTGCCAAGCCCATCTTTGCAGGTATGTGTACTGCAAATACTTGCACAGCCTCTTTTTGCCTGTGACCTTACCTTAGTGTGCACAGTGAACTTCACTCTGTCCTTTTCACTTAGGGCATCGGGGATATCAATTTGGAGAGAAGGATCAACATTCAGGTCTACAGATACAGACCTCAGCTGCAAGAGAATTCACAGAATAATCCTTGATCAAGCCTGTAGGTTTAGTGAAGCTCATTGATCATCAGTCGTGAACAAGAACCACACTGCACTATACCCCTGCCTTCAGGTACATCCCATACGACCAGAATTGCTTTCCCAGTGCTTCAAATAGCCTTAAACTGAGCCAGCATCTTCCTTTGGGGGCTTATTTCTTCATTCATTCCAAGAGCCTAGACCCAGAACATCATTTCAAGCATACTTAAACTTTTAAAGAGCAGTGGAATAGCTTTCTCAGTTGAAGATCCTCCAGCTTACACATGAAGAGTGTCTTCTGAGAGGCCCTCCCTTgagtgctgcagcccagcaaatCATTGCTCTTTTCTGCATAAGGGAGAAACCACCAGAGATCAAGGTCACAACACAGGGAATTTGCTGAAGAGTGACTGTATGAGCCAGGAGGAATGCTGAGGTTATCCTTTGGAGATAATTCTGAAGGCCGCCTCAGAAAAGCAGGCTAGAGAACTGCACCAGGACTGCAATCTCACCACTCTGCAGCACAGACCACACCAGCCAGGAGCTTGCTCCTACTGCTGCTGTGTACACTAAGTTTCAGCATCCAAGCCCACAGGCAAATGGTGCCAGGATCTGAGCAATCCTATCATATCACAGATGGCTAAATGCTGCCTGAAGCCTCTGTAAAGCTGCCTAAGAACTGTTGATGGGCTGCCGCCTGTTGTAAGGTGAAGCTTTGCTTCCAAAAGGCTCTGGAAGCTCCCTCCCCCTAGGCTGGCCATCTGCAGCCCAGACCTGGTATGTGACAAGTCTCTCTGGCTGCCTGCAGAGGACACAGCTGCCAGGACTGGGAGCATTCACCCCTGCCACTGCTCTCCCCTATGGTGAGACTGCCATGCACAAGTGAGGGATATCCCAACCACTGCACCCTCCAGCCACGATAAAAACACTTCTGTCTGCTGTGTCCTCACTGTTAGCTAGAATTAAAAGGAGATAGGTAACAGATAAAACTTTTTAAGCCTTATGGCTTGCAACACGTTAAGCTTCCTAGAAGATGGGAAGGACAGAAGACTTTTAGCCCATCCTGGGCATTGCCTTGGCAGCAAGCACACTTACAGAGCATGCCCTGGAACACAGTTCCTAGCACTCCCTGGCACTGTTCACATCCAAAAGGACATGGTGGGACTCCAAACTCTACAGGGATTCCAACAGTAATCACTTCCCTCCAGTCACCACTTAGGACATACTGTTATGTTCCCATACAGGCAGGCAATTCTGG
The DNA window shown above is from Corvus hawaiiensis isolate bCorHaw1 chromosome 3, bCorHaw1.pri.cur, whole genome shotgun sequence and carries:
- the SNX5 gene encoding sorting nexin-5, which translates into the protein MALLRGDAQDKLRSVSVDLNVDPSLQIDIPDALSEKDRVKFTVHTKTTLPAFQSPEFSVTRQHEDFVWLHDTLTETEEYAGLIIPPAPSKPDFDGPREKMQKLGEGEVSMTKEEFAKMKQELEAEYLAVFKKTVSSHEIFLQRIASHPVLSKDRNFHVFLEYDQDLSVRRKNTKEMFGGFLKSVVKSADEVLFSGVKEVEDFFEQEKTFLVNYYNRIKDACAKADKMTRSHKNVADDYIYTSACLNSLALEEPTIIKKYLLKVAELFEKLRKVESRVSSDEDLKLSELLRYYMLNIEAAKDLLYRRTRALVDYENSNKALDKARLKSKDVKLAEAHQQECCQKFEKISESAKQELMSFKQKRIAAFRKNLIEMAELEIKHAKNNVSLLQSCIDLFKN